One Candidatus Methylomirabilis tolerans DNA window includes the following coding sequences:
- the hpnH gene encoding adenosyl-hopene transferase HpnH, with amino-acid sequence MRFPLHITTDMIQHQIRHGLKGNTRYPFVLMLEPLYTCNLACLGCSVERHTGSIEDRLTLEECLKAADDSGAPVVSLCGGEPTIYPELKELVEGTIARKRHIYLCTNGLLLDRNVYGQIAPHNRLTLNIHMDGLRRTHDQVCDREGVFDKALEMIKEGKRLGYRVTTNTTIFKETNLDEIEALCRLLREYQVDGMLLTPGYQYASIESDFFLAREEIHQKFRRVLDLSKRYRLTSTPMFLEFAAGLREYPCSPWSTVTYTPQGWKGPCYLIEEKYFRTFEEFWQSMDWDYWESRQDPRCQNCKMHSGFEASVVRGLRNSPKDMLRMAIWNFLE; translated from the coding sequence ATGAGGTTTCCACTGCACATCACGACCGATATGATCCAGCACCAGATCCGCCACGGGCTCAAAGGCAACACGCGGTATCCGTTCGTCCTCATGCTCGAACCGCTCTACACGTGCAACCTGGCCTGTCTGGGCTGCTCCGTTGAGCGGCATACCGGGAGCATCGAGGACCGATTGACGCTGGAGGAGTGTCTGAAGGCGGCGGATGACTCTGGCGCCCCGGTCGTCTCGCTCTGCGGTGGAGAGCCCACGATCTACCCTGAGCTGAAAGAGCTGGTGGAGGGAACTATTGCCCGCAAGCGGCACATTTATCTATGTACGAATGGGTTGCTCCTTGATCGAAACGTCTACGGCCAGATTGCGCCGCATAATCGGCTTACTCTCAACATCCACATGGACGGGCTGAGACGGACCCACGATCAGGTCTGCGACAGGGAAGGTGTCTTCGATAAGGCGCTCGAGATGATCAAGGAAGGCAAGCGGTTGGGCTACCGGGTGACGACAAACACGACCATCTTCAAGGAGACCAATCTTGACGAGATCGAGGCGCTGTGCCGCCTGCTGCGGGAGTATCAGGTGGACGGAATGCTCCTCACCCCTGGGTATCAGTATGCCTCGATCGAGTCCGATTTCTTTCTGGCTCGCGAGGAGATCCACCAAAAGTTCCGCAGGGTTCTCGATCTGTCGAAGCGGTATCGACTGACCTCCACCCCGATGTTTCTCGAATTTGCGGCCGGCCTGCGGGAGTACCCCTGCTCACCATGGAGCACGGTGACCTATACCCCACAAGGCTGGAAAGGGCCGTGCTACCTGATCGAGGAGAAGTACTTCCGGACGTTTGAGGAGTTCTGGCAAAGTATGGATTGGGACTACTGGGAGTCGCGCCAGGACCCGCGCTGCCAGAACTGTAAGATGCACTCCGGCTTCGAGGCCTCCGTCGTTCGCGGGCTCCGAAACAGCCCGAAGGACATGCTCAGGATGGCCATCTGGAACTTTTTGGAGTAG
- a CDS encoding carotenoid biosynthesis protein: MAEAIQLLVVTVLLRPYAFLFLAFYLTAASVAIGWRRTALLTGLAWVVASLAEYSSTRTGIPFGVYSYISDTKGRELWISNVPFMDALSLAFLAYVSFTLAQWLRLPVGASEREVTAVRRSWPILVLTAFVFMLIDTAIELVALRGDHWFLGEIYEYPEPGFFFSVPLTNFFGWAITGFVTIASFQQIDRGLAAEPTLDQGVTDPVWRHALLPDPGLLTS; the protein is encoded by the coding sequence ATGGCGGAAGCGATCCAACTCCTTGTTGTTACGGTTCTTCTGAGACCCTACGCGTTTCTTTTTCTGGCGTTCTATCTGACGGCGGCATCTGTCGCCATCGGGTGGCGGCGGACTGCGCTGTTGACCGGGCTCGCCTGGGTAGTAGCCTCTTTGGCCGAGTATTCCTCCACCAGAACCGGGATTCCTTTCGGTGTCTACAGTTATATTTCCGACACCAAGGGCCGTGAGCTGTGGATCAGCAATGTCCCGTTCATGGATGCTCTTTCACTCGCCTTTCTGGCCTACGTCAGCTTCACGCTGGCGCAATGGCTCAGACTGCCTGTCGGCGCCAGCGAGCGAGAGGTGACCGCCGTACGCCGATCCTGGCCGATCCTGGTGCTGACAGCCTTTGTGTTCATGCTGATCGACACGGCGATCGAGCTTGTCGCGCTGAGGGGAGATCACTGGTTCCTGGGGGAGATCTACGAATATCCGGAACCCGGGTTCTTCTTTAGCGTACCGCTCACCAACTTCTTCGGATGGGCGATTACAGGATTTGTGACAATCGCCTCATTTCAACAGATCGATCGTGGTCTGGCGGCTGAGCCGACCTTAGACCAGGGAGTGACCGATCCTGTGTGGCGTCATGCTCTACTACCTGATCCTGGCCTTTTAACCTCATGA
- a CDS encoding DegT/DnrJ/EryC1/StrS family aminotransferase: protein MRVPFFDLKVQYAAIKSEIRRAIDEVCDNQQFILGPQVHRLEDEIARYCGARCAVGVSSGTDALLLALMALGIGSGDEVITTPYTFIATAGSIARSGARPVFVDIDPARFTIDPKLIADRITERTRAILPVHLFGRCAEMEPIRTLAAQHQIAVIEDAAQAIGAEDEFGRMAGCIGLLGCFSFYPTKNLGGFGDGGMVTTNDSSLASTLFALRNHGASTKYLHSLLGGNFRLDELQAVLLAVKLQHLDQWTKQRIINAERYDALFRERGLECRIRLPELPRNERHVFNQYVVRVSRRDELSRFLESRGIGHDIYYPRPLHLQVCFEYLGYKEGDMPVSERAAKEALALPIYPELTQPMQEYVVDALQTFYGERSS, encoded by the coding sequence ATGCGGGTGCCTTTCTTCGATCTAAAAGTACAATACGCCGCTATCAAGAGCGAGATCAGACGCGCGATCGATGAGGTGTGCGACAATCAGCAGTTCATCCTTGGCCCTCAGGTTCACCGGCTCGAGGATGAGATTGCGCGGTATTGTGGCGCTCGTTGCGCGGTTGGCGTCTCCTCAGGTACCGACGCCCTCCTGCTGGCCCTCATGGCCCTGGGCATCGGATCTGGAGATGAGGTCATCACGACCCCGTATACCTTCATCGCGACGGCGGGATCCATCGCTCGATCTGGGGCTAGGCCGGTTTTCGTCGATATCGATCCGGCTCGTTTCACTATCGACCCGAAGCTGATTGCCGACCGGATCACGGAACGGACCCGCGCCATCCTCCCGGTCCATCTGTTCGGTCGCTGCGCGGAGATGGAGCCGATTCGCACGCTGGCCGCTCAGCATCAAATCGCCGTGATAGAAGATGCCGCCCAGGCCATTGGAGCAGAGGACGAATTCGGCCGAATGGCCGGTTGCATTGGGCTCTTGGGTTGTTTCTCGTTTTATCCTACAAAGAACCTGGGTGGATTCGGTGACGGTGGAATGGTTACCACGAACGACTCTTCCCTGGCTTCAACACTCTTTGCTTTGCGGAATCACGGGGCGTCGACCAAATATCTCCACTCCCTTCTAGGCGGTAACTTCCGTCTTGACGAACTGCAAGCGGTCCTTCTGGCCGTCAAGCTCCAACACCTTGACCAGTGGACGAAGCAGCGGATCATCAATGCCGAGCGGTACGACGCCCTCTTCCGCGAAAGGGGCTTGGAGTGCCGGATTCGGCTTCCGGAACTTCCCAGGAATGAACGGCACGTGTTCAATCAATATGTCGTGAGAGTTTCAAGGCGAGATGAGTTGAGCCGCTTCCTGGAGTCCCGAGGGATCGGGCACGACATTTACTACCCCCGGCCCCTCCATCTTCAGGTCTGCTTCGAGTATCTGGGATACAAGGAGGGGGATATGCCGGTATCCGAACGGGCTGCGAAAGAGGCATTGGCCTTACCGATCTATCCGGAACTGACCCAGCCGATGCAGGAATATGTGGTGGATGCCTTGCAAACGTTCTACGGGGAACGATCGTCCTGA
- the speD gene encoding adenosylmethionine decarboxylase: MQALGKHLLVELHGCNPESLKKADVVKDILVCAANACKATIVDTSFHEFNPFGVSGVVVIAESHISIHTWPEYRYAAVDIFTCGDVLRPEVAVEYIAARFRCRNPSVVEVRRGVIPGHTGKLMHKLSSSMEKAVDADQELSLVH; this comes from the coding sequence TTGCAAGCACTCGGGAAACACCTGTTAGTGGAACTACACGGTTGTAACCCGGAGTCGCTGAAAAAAGCTGATGTCGTCAAAGATATCCTGGTTTGCGCGGCGAATGCCTGCAAGGCCACTATCGTTGACACCTCCTTTCATGAATTCAATCCTTTCGGTGTGAGCGGCGTGGTCGTGATTGCCGAATCTCACATCTCCATTCACACCTGGCCCGAATATCGGTATGCGGCGGTTGATATCTTTACCTGCGGAGATGTCCTCAGGCCGGAGGTGGCGGTTGAGTATATTGCCGCTCGCTTTCGCTGCAGGAATCCATCGGTTGTCGAAGTGCGGCGAGGCGTTATCCCAGGCCATACAGGAAAACTGATGCACAAACTCAGCTCATCCATGGAGAAGGCTGTCGATGCCGATCAAGAACTTTCGCTGGTTCATTGA
- the speE gene encoding polyamine aminopropyltransferase: MPIKNFRWFIEALSPEEGHLHGIQRVLFSSQTPFQSLDIMELGSYGKALVLDGKVQSSLLDEFIYHETLVHPAMLSHPAPKRVFIVGGGEGATLREVLRHPTVERALMVDIDEEVVNRCKELLPEWHKGAFDDPRAEIRFLDARRYLEETDERFDVIIIDISEPVEEGPAYLLFTREFYHIVHRCLTDQGIIALQAGSVSLSELSCFTAIHQTLRSVFPVVAPYWATIPSFALPWGFSVASKQPDPRALGPDTIDRLIAERIGPDLRYYDGLTHQMSFLLPKYVRRHLEEEKRIIEDNHPLFTFH, from the coding sequence ATGCCGATCAAGAACTTTCGCTGGTTCATTGAAGCGTTAAGCCCTGAGGAGGGGCACCTGCACGGGATTCAACGAGTTCTGTTCTCTTCCCAGACTCCTTTCCAGTCACTTGACATCATGGAACTCGGCAGCTACGGGAAGGCTCTCGTGCTTGACGGCAAGGTTCAGTCGAGCCTCCTTGATGAGTTTATCTACCACGAAACATTAGTCCATCCGGCGATGCTCAGTCATCCCGCCCCCAAAAGGGTGTTCATCGTGGGCGGCGGGGAAGGGGCCACATTACGGGAAGTGCTTCGACACCCCACGGTAGAACGGGCCCTGATGGTGGACATCGATGAGGAAGTCGTCAACCGATGTAAGGAGTTACTGCCCGAGTGGCATAAGGGCGCATTCGACGATCCGCGCGCCGAGATTCGCTTCCTGGACGCCAGACGATATCTGGAAGAGACAGACGAGCGGTTCGACGTGATCATTATCGACATCTCGGAACCGGTCGAAGAGGGTCCGGCCTATCTCCTGTTCACACGGGAGTTCTATCATATCGTACACCGATGCTTGACGGATCAGGGGATCATCGCGCTGCAAGCAGGCTCGGTCAGCCTCTCCGAACTCTCCTGCTTTACTGCCATCCACCAGACTCTGCGGAGCGTATTCCCGGTCGTAGCTCCTTACTGGGCCACTATTCCCAGCTTTGCCCTTCCCTGGGGATTCTCTGTAGCCTCCAAACAGCCTGATCCGCGAGCGCTGGGACCGGACACGATCGATCGCCTTATTGCTGAGCGGATCGGACCCGACCTTCGGTATTACGATGGCCTGACACATCAAATGTCTTTTCTCCTCCCCAAGTATGTACGCCGACATCTCGAGGAGGAGAAACGGATCATCGAAGACAACCACCCCCTCTTTACCTTCCACTAA
- a CDS encoding aminotransferase class I/II-fold pyridoxal phosphate-dependent enzyme, producing the protein MVPERQYRTPLFDAMVNLAESRKVSFHTPGHKSGKGISTRFRKFVGPKIFTIDLTTLDEVDCLQRPVGVIKEAQELAAEAYGADHSFFLINGTTGGNHAMILSTANPGDEILIARNAHKSILTGIILSGATPRFFLPAFDQELGMLLNVTVEDVERVTAKYPKAKLLSLTSPNYYGVTADLRAIVSLAKRRGILVLVDEAHGPHLHFHPKLPTSALDAGADLCVQSTHKILGGMTQSSMLHLKGRAIDHPRVVKLLLLLQSTSPSYILMASLDLARMQMATEGEKLLGKAIDLAQDARDRINRIPGLSCFGEADLHGSDFFLDVTKLTICVKRLGFSGFEVSAILNAEFGIQVEMADLFNILVIVSIGDRRDDLDRLVAALSSVAERGVRSQDRQAVPSLLPPLGQQFHLSPRDAFFAPSEYLPLTKAEGRTSADIVTIYPPGVPVLVPGEEVGSSAIDYLRSLASYGARIDGVLELDEPQIRVLRD; encoded by the coding sequence ATGGTTCCCGAACGACAGTACAGAACGCCCCTCTTCGATGCGATGGTCAACCTCGCAGAGAGCCGGAAGGTCTCCTTCCACACTCCGGGGCATAAGAGCGGCAAGGGCATCTCTACGCGTTTCCGAAAGTTCGTCGGCCCCAAGATCTTCACGATCGACCTGACAACGCTTGATGAGGTCGATTGCCTGCAGCGACCGGTCGGGGTCATCAAGGAGGCCCAGGAGCTGGCCGCCGAGGCGTATGGGGCTGACCATTCCTTCTTTCTGATCAACGGAACTACCGGGGGCAATCATGCAATGATTCTGTCTACCGCCAACCCGGGAGACGAGATTCTCATTGCAAGAAATGCGCACAAATCGATCCTGACCGGGATCATCCTCAGTGGCGCAACACCGCGGTTTTTCCTGCCGGCCTTCGATCAGGAACTAGGCATGTTGCTCAATGTGACGGTTGAAGATGTAGAACGCGTGACCGCCAAGTATCCGAAGGCCAAACTCCTCTCCCTGACCAGTCCCAATTACTACGGAGTCACGGCTGACTTGCGCGCCATTGTTTCCTTGGCTAAGCGCCGGGGGATTCTGGTTCTGGTAGATGAGGCCCACGGCCCCCACCTCCACTTCCACCCGAAACTACCCACGTCAGCGCTCGATGCCGGGGCCGATCTCTGCGTTCAGTCTACCCATAAGATCTTGGGGGGGATGACCCAGTCCTCCATGCTGCATCTGAAGGGCCGCGCGATCGACCACCCAAGGGTTGTCAAGCTGTTGCTCCTGCTTCAAAGCACCAGCCCATCCTACATTCTGATGGCCTCCTTAGATTTGGCGAGAATGCAGATGGCGACCGAAGGGGAGAAGCTTTTAGGCAAAGCCATCGATCTGGCACAAGACGCGAGGGACCGCATCAATCGGATTCCCGGTCTGTCCTGTTTTGGCGAGGCCGATTTACACGGTAGTGATTTCTTCCTGGATGTCACCAAACTCACCATCTGTGTCAAGAGGCTCGGTTTCAGCGGGTTTGAGGTCTCTGCCATCCTGAACGCGGAGTTTGGTATTCAGGTGGAAATGGCCGACCTGTTTAATATTCTGGTGATCGTCAGTATCGGGGACAGAAGGGACGACCTGGATCGATTGGTGGCGGCGCTGAGCAGCGTGGCCGAGCGCGGTGTCCGTTCCCAAGATCGGCAAGCCGTCCCCTCCCTGCTTCCGCCCTTAGGCCAGCAGTTTCATCTGTCTCCACGGGATGCCTTTTTTGCCCCCTCGGAATATCTACCGCTGACGAAGGCAGAAGGGCGCACCAGTGCCGACATCGTGACCATCTACCCCCCGGGGGTACCTGTCCTTGTGCCCGGCGAAGAGGTGGGATCTTCGGCTATCGACTACCTGCGCTCGCTCGCCTCCTATGGCGCAAGGATCGACGGAGTCCTGGAACTGGATGAACCCCAGATTCGCGTTCTGCGCGATTGA
- the secD gene encoding protein translocase subunit SecD — translation MKKTVTWKVLSLLLATVIAGYYLFPTLSGRSSLPSLLPLLLPRAERLNLGLDLQGGMHLVLDVVTEKAVENSIDRLVTELRREAEKENIAVERMTREGVDRIRIRLQEKEGLQGLQRILKGRSNLQQSSGTDPAELVLSLASGELKRMQESAVRQSLETIRNRIDQFGVAEPHIVQEGDRRIIVQLPGIKEPQRAINLIGKTALLEFKLVAEEVDPAEAVAGKISESDELLYLRRADEQEKMSKIPLVVRRQAVLTGDLLTSAQVQIDSQTNEPVVSIEFDREGARLFGEATAANVGRRLAIVLDGTIYSAPVIREKITGGKAQISGSFTTEDARDLAIVLRAGALPAPVNIISNLTVGPSLGQDSIEKGVRAAILGGALVIAFMAIYYKLSGVIANLALLLNLIWLVGALASLRATLTLPGIAGIILGIGMAVDSNVLILERIREELRLGKTVRSAIDGGYDKAFLTIIDSHVTTLITAFALFLFGTGPVKGFAVTLSLGVIFNLVTALTGTRIIYDWMTSRWNLKTLSI, via the coding sequence ATGAAAAAAACTGTAACATGGAAGGTCCTCTCCCTTCTGCTGGCGACGGTGATAGCCGGTTACTATCTCTTCCCCACGCTATCCGGCCGGTCATCGCTCCCTTCGCTCCTGCCGCTGCTGCTTCCGCGGGCGGAACGACTCAATCTTGGACTCGACCTGCAGGGGGGGATGCATCTGGTCCTGGACGTTGTAACCGAGAAGGCGGTAGAAAACAGCATCGATCGATTGGTTACTGAATTGCGCCGAGAAGCCGAGAAGGAGAATATTGCGGTCGAGCGAATGACCCGCGAGGGGGTTGACCGGATCAGGATCAGACTTCAGGAGAAGGAGGGTCTGCAGGGTCTGCAGCGCATCCTGAAGGGCCGTAGCAATCTGCAGCAGTCCAGCGGGACGGATCCGGCTGAACTGGTCCTGAGTCTCGCCTCGGGTGAACTAAAGCGCATGCAGGAGTCTGCTGTCCGACAAAGCCTGGAAACCATTCGGAATCGCATTGATCAGTTCGGCGTGGCCGAGCCTCACATCGTGCAGGAAGGCGACCGACGGATCATAGTCCAGCTTCCAGGGATCAAGGAACCGCAGCGGGCGATCAATCTGATCGGCAAAACCGCCCTCCTGGAGTTTAAATTAGTGGCCGAGGAGGTCGATCCGGCCGAGGCAGTGGCGGGAAAGATCTCGGAGAGCGATGAGCTTCTCTACCTGCGCCGTGCGGACGAACAGGAAAAGATGAGCAAGATTCCTCTTGTTGTGCGGAGACAGGCCGTTTTGACGGGTGATCTACTCACCTCGGCCCAGGTACAGATCGATAGCCAAACCAATGAGCCGGTCGTTTCAATAGAATTTGATCGAGAGGGCGCGCGCCTCTTTGGCGAGGCGACGGCGGCTAACGTCGGCCGACGCCTGGCCATTGTTCTGGATGGCACCATCTACTCGGCGCCGGTCATCAGAGAGAAGATTACCGGCGGTAAGGCTCAGATCTCCGGAAGCTTTACCACGGAGGACGCCAGGGATCTGGCGATCGTACTGCGGGCCGGCGCCCTTCCCGCGCCTGTCAACATTATTTCGAATCTGACGGTTGGTCCATCGTTAGGCCAGGATTCTATCGAAAAGGGCGTACGAGCCGCGATCCTTGGCGGCGCCCTCGTCATTGCCTTCATGGCCATCTACTACAAGTTGTCCGGGGTCATCGCCAATCTTGCACTACTCTTGAATCTGATCTGGCTGGTGGGGGCTCTGGCCAGCCTCAGGGCGACGCTGACGCTCCCAGGCATTGCAGGTATCATCCTCGGGATCGGAATGGCGGTGGACTCGAACGTGCTGATCCTGGAGCGAATCCGTGAAGAGCTCCGATTGGGAAAAACTGTGAGGTCGGCCATCGACGGGGGGTATGACAAAGCATTCCTCACTATTATCGACTCTCATGTGACAACGCTGATTACCGCGTTCGCACTGTTTTTGTTCGGAACGGGGCCGGTGAAAGGTTTTGCGGTTACGCTGAGCCTCGGGGTAATTTTTAATCTGGTGACCGCCTTAACGGGGACCAGAATAATCTACGACTGGATGACTTCGCGGTGGAACCTGAAAACGCTAAGTATCTAG
- the secF gene encoding protein translocase subunit SecF, translated as MIEILGKTTIDFVAWRRIAFAVSTVICLLGIVAIVQIGRGTANLGIDFAGGTSVQLKFSKPVDLGRIRELLAESGLKDSEPQQFAGGDRIMVRLKRAEGGQAGMAQQVQDILSKGLSDNPFVVEGTNEVGPALGKDLQKSALWAIAISMLGIIAYIAWRFEFKFGVAAAIATLHDVLAVLGLFYILNGEITLLIVTALLTLAGYSLTDTVVVFDRIRENLRGRRKESLGEVINTSINEVLSRTIVTSLTVLLVLLALFAMGGEVLHDFSLALIAGVCIGTYSSWFVASPIVYEWRTWERTKLKAPVKVKAKG; from the coding sequence ATGATTGAAATTCTTGGCAAGACAACGATCGATTTTGTCGCCTGGCGGAGGATCGCGTTCGCGGTTTCAACGGTTATCTGCCTCCTGGGCATTGTCGCAATCGTTCAGATCGGGCGCGGTACGGCAAATCTCGGGATCGACTTTGCCGGTGGCACCTCTGTTCAACTTAAGTTCAGCAAGCCAGTGGATCTTGGTCGGATCAGGGAACTGCTGGCAGAGAGCGGCCTGAAGGATAGTGAGCCCCAGCAGTTCGCCGGTGGGGACCGCATCATGGTTCGCTTGAAGCGGGCCGAGGGTGGTCAGGCCGGGATGGCTCAGCAAGTACAGGATATCCTTTCGAAGGGGTTGTCTGATAATCCGTTCGTGGTGGAGGGGACGAACGAGGTCGGACCGGCTCTCGGAAAGGACCTTCAAAAATCCGCCCTGTGGGCCATCGCCATCTCCATGCTCGGCATCATCGCCTACATCGCCTGGCGCTTTGAGTTTAAGTTCGGGGTGGCTGCGGCTATCGCCACCCTCCATGACGTTTTAGCTGTTCTGGGGTTATTTTACATATTAAACGGGGAGATTACCCTCCTTATCGTCACTGCGTTACTCACCCTCGCCGGCTATTCGCTGACAGATACCGTGGTGGTCTTCGACCGGATCCGTGAGAATCTTCGAGGCCGACGGAAAGAATCGCTGGGAGAGGTTATCAACACGAGCATCAATGAGGTCTTGAGCCGAACTATCGTGACGTCGCTTACGGTCCTCCTGGTCTTGCTCGCCCTCTTTGCGATGGGCGGGGAGGTGCTCCACGATTTCTCCCTTGCGCTGATTGCCGGTGTCTGTATCGGCACCTACTCTTCCTGGTTTGTGGCCTCTCCCATCGTCTATGAGTGGCGTACGTGGGAGCGGACCAAATTGAAAGCCCCCGTCAAGGTCAAGGCCAAGGGATAA
- a CDS encoding D-sedoheptulose 7-phosphate isomerase has protein sequence MEPGVRHAHRNIAEAIFRESAGLTLTFLEGHLDLMVLAAGAIVGALRAGRKILVFGNGGSAADAQHLAGEFVNRFLLDRPALPAIALTTDGSILTSIGNDRGYAQVFARQVEALGSAGDVAIGISTSGQSQSVVCGIETAGKMQLCTVAFTGGDGGNLVELADYTFVVPSRSTPRIQEVHATLGHALCQLVETELFGAS, from the coding sequence ATGGAACCTGGAGTCCGTCACGCACATCGGAATATCGCCGAGGCGATATTCCGTGAGAGCGCCGGGCTCACGCTTACCTTCTTGGAAGGCCACCTGGATCTGATGGTCCTGGCGGCGGGAGCCATCGTGGGGGCCCTGCGGGCCGGACGGAAAATTTTGGTATTCGGCAACGGTGGAAGTGCAGCCGATGCCCAACATCTTGCGGGTGAGTTTGTGAATCGTTTCCTGCTCGATCGGCCGGCATTGCCCGCCATCGCTCTAACGACTGACGGCTCCATTTTGACCAGTATCGGTAATGATCGGGGTTACGCTCAGGTTTTTGCCCGCCAAGTTGAGGCCTTGGGTTCCGCCGGCGATGTTGCCATTGGAATCAGCACGAGCGGCCAGTCCCAAAGTGTCGTGTGTGGGATTGAAACGGCGGGCAAGATGCAGCTCTGTACCGTCGCGTTTACCGGTGGAGATGGGGGCAATCTCGTCGAGCTCGCAGACTATACATTCGTGGTCCCCTCTCGATCAACACCCAGGATCCAGGAGGTCCATGCGACGCTCGGTCACGCTCTCTGTCAATTGGTTGAGACTGAGCTGTTCGGCGCATCATAG
- a CDS encoding D-alanyl-D-alanine carboxypeptidase has product MDTDTGAILFARHPMEQRAPASTTKIMTALLILEEGRLDDRVVITERAAAVTGTGLGLRRGQQVVLRDLLWAILLKSANDAALAAAEHVGGSEERFVARMNAKADALGMQGTHFANPHGLDDPEHYSTAYDLAILTRQALRNPTFAHMVQTREARFAIRTGRNGSVVKRKILRTHNQLLGQFVGADGVKTGYTERAGRCLVASATRGDHQLIAVLLNDSRRWTEAAALLEYGFAALGGGASNLGVLDGGSTDTPKGEGG; this is encoded by the coding sequence ATGGATACCGACACGGGCGCAATCCTGTTCGCCAGGCATCCCATGGAGCAACGCGCTCCAGCCAGCACAACAAAGATCATGACGGCGCTCCTCATCCTGGAGGAGGGGCGACTGGACGATAGGGTAGTCATTACTGAGCGGGCTGCTGCCGTTACGGGGACTGGATTAGGGTTGAGACGTGGCCAACAGGTTGTGCTGAGGGACCTGCTGTGGGCGATTCTGCTCAAATCCGCGAACGATGCCGCATTGGCGGCAGCCGAGCATGTGGGTGGCAGCGAAGAGCGGTTTGTTGCCAGGATGAATGCGAAGGCGGACGCTCTTGGAATGCAGGGAACGCATTTCGCGAATCCTCACGGACTTGACGACCCGGAGCACTACTCAACTGCCTACGATTTGGCGATCCTCACCCGCCAGGCCTTACGCAATCCGACATTCGCCCACATGGTGCAGACCCGCGAAGCTCGGTTTGCCATCCGGACCGGGCGAAACGGAAGCGTGGTGAAGCGGAAGATTCTTCGAACTCATAATCAGCTTCTTGGACAGTTTGTCGGCGCAGACGGCGTCAAGACCGGCTATACCGAACGGGCCGGTCGCTGCCTCGTGGCATCGGCTACGCGGGGCGACCATCAACTGATCGCCGTTCTTCTCAACGACTCCCGTCGGTGGACCGAGGCTGCAGCGCTGCTGGAGTACGGTTTCGCCGCTCTTGGTGGCGGAGCGTCAAACCTCGGGGTTCTCGATGGGGGCTCTACCGACACGCCGAAAGGCGAAGGGGGCTGA